A genomic region of Zalophus californianus isolate mZalCal1 chromosome 1, mZalCal1.pri.v2, whole genome shotgun sequence contains the following coding sequences:
- the EOMES gene encoding eomesodermin homolog isoform X1, whose protein sequence is MQLGEQLLVSSVNLPGAHFYPLERARGGGSGSAGHLPGAAPSPQRLDLDKAPKKFPGSLSCESGSGEPTAASAGAPAAMLSDADAGDAFASAVAVAKPGPPDGRKGSPCGEEELPSAAAAAAAAAAAAAAATARYSMDSLSSERYYLQSPGPQGSELAAPCSLFPYQAAAGAPHGSVYPAPNGARYPYGSMLPPGGFPAAVCPPGRAQFGPGAGASSGAGAGGGGGAGGPGAYQYSQGAPLYGPYPGAAAAGSCGGLGALGVPGSGFRAHVYLCNRPLWLKFHRHQTEMIITKQGRRMFPFLSFNINGLNPTAHYNVFVEVVLADPNHWRFQGGKWVTCGKADNNMQGNKMYVHPESPNTGSHWMRQEISFGKLKLTNNKGANNNNTQMIVLQSLHKYQPRLHIVEVTEDGVEDLNEPSKTQTFTFSETQFIAVTAYQNTDITQLKIDHNPFAKGFRDNYDSMYTASENDRLTPSPTDSPRSHQIVPGGRYGVQSFFPEPFVNTLPQARYYNGERTVPQTNGLLSPQQNEEVVNPPQRWLVTPVQQPGTNKLDIGSYESEYTSSTLLPYGIKSLPLQTSHALGYYPDPTFPAMAGWGGRGSYQRKMAAGLPWTSRTSPPVFSEDQLSKEKVKEEISSSWIETPPSIKSLDSNDSGVYTSACKRRRLSPSTSSNENSPSIKCEDINSEEYSKDTSKGMGGYYAFYTTP, encoded by the exons ATGCAGTTAGGGGAGCAGCTCTTGGTGAGCTCCGTGAACCTGCCCGGCGCGCACTTCTACCCGCTGGAGAGGGCGCGAGGCGGAGGCAGCGGGAGCGCAGGCCACCTCCCTGGCGCGGCCCCTTCTCCTCAGAGGCTGGACTTAGACAAAGCGCCCAAGAAGTTCCCTGGCAGCCTCTCGTGCGAGAGTGGCAGCGGGGAACCCACGGCCGCCAGCGCGGGGGCCCCCGCGGCCATGCTCAGTGACGCCGACGCCGGGGACGCCTTCGCCAGCGCCGTGGCAGTGGCCAAGCCCGGGCCCCCGGACGGCCGCAAGGGCTCCCCctgtggggaggaggagctgCCCTcagccgctgccgccgccgccgccgccgccgccgccgccgccgccgccaccgcacGCTACTCCATGGACAGCCTGAGCTCCGAGCGCTACTACCTCCAGTCCCCCGGGCCTCAGGGCTCCGAGCTGGCCGCGCCCTGCTCGCTCTTCCCCTACCAGGCGGCGGCAGGGGCGCCCCACGGATCCGTGTACCCTGCTCCCAACGGGGCGCGCTACCCCTACGGCTCCATGCTGCCCCCCGGCGGCTTCCCCGCGGCTGTGTGCCCACCTGGGAGGGCACAGTTTGGCCCGGGAGCCGGCGCGAGTAGCGGagcgggcgcgggcggcggcggcggggcagGCGGCCCGGGGGCCTATCAGTACAGCCAGGGGGCTCCGCTCTATGGGCCGTACCCTGGGGCGGCAGCTGCGGGGTCCTGCGGAGGACTGGGGGCGTTGGGGGTTCCTGGTTCCGGCTTTCGTGCCCACGTCTACCTGTGCAACCGGCCTCTGTGGCTCAAATTCCACCGCCACCAGACCGAGATGATCATTACGAAACAGGGCAG GCGCATGTTTCCTTTTTTGAGCTTCAACATAAACGGACTCAATCCCACGGCCCACTACAACGTGTTTGTAGAGGTGGTGCTGGCGGACCCCAACCACTGGCGGTTCCAGGGGGGCAAGTGGGTGACCTGCGGCAAAGCGGACAATAACATGCAGG gCAACAAAATGTATGTTCACCCAGAGTCTCCTAATACTGGTTCCCACTGGATGAGACAGGAGATTTCCTTTGGGAAATTAAAACTCACCAATAACAAAGGCGCAAATAACAACAACACCCAG ATGATAGTGTTGCAGTCTTTACACAAGTACCAACCTCGACTGCACATTGTTGAGGTGACAGAGGATGGCGTGGAGGACCTGAACGAGCCCTCAAAGACTCAGACCTTTACCTTCTCGGAAACGCAGTTCATTGCGGTGACTGCCTACCAAAACACCGAT ATAACTCAACTAAAGATTGATCATAACCCCTTTGCAAAAGGCTTCAGAGACAACTATGATTC CATGTACACCGCTTCAGAAAATGACAGGTTAACTCCATCTCCCACGGATTCTCCTAGATCCCATCAGATTGTCCCTGGAGGTCGGTACGGCGTTCAGTCCTTCTTCCCGGAGCCCTTTGTCAACACTTTACCTCAAGCCCGATATTATAATGGCGAGAGAACCGTGCCACAGACCAATGGGCTCCTTTCACCCCAACAGAACGAAGAGGTGGTCAACCCTCCCCAGCGGTGGCTTGTCACGCCTGTCCAGCAACCTGGGACCAACAAACTAGACATCGGTTCCTATGAGTCTGAATATACTTCCAGCACCTTGCTCCCATATGGTATTAAATCCTTGCCCCTCCAGACGTCCCACGCCCTGGGCTATTACCCTGACCCAACCTTCCCTGCCATGGCAGGGTGGGGAGGTCGAGGCTCTTACCAGAGGAAGATGGCTGCTGGACTCCCATGGACCTCCAGAACAAGCCCCCCTGTGTTCTCTGAGGATCAGCTCTCCAAGgagaaagtcaaagaagaaatcagctCTTCTTGGATAGAGACCCCCCCTTCCATCAAGTCTCTGGATTCCAACGATTCGGGGGTATACACCAGTGCTTGTAAGCGACGGCGGCTGTCTCCCAGCACCTCTAGTAATGAAAATTCTCCCTCCATAAAGTGTGAGGACATTAATTCTGAAGAGTACAGTAAAGACACGTCAAAAGGCATGGGGGGGTATTATGCTTTTTACACAACTCCCTAA
- the EOMES gene encoding eomesodermin homolog isoform X2: MQLGEQLLVSSVNLPGAHFYPLERARGGGSGSAGHLPGAAPSPQRLDLDKAPKKFPGSLSCESGSGEPTAASAGAPAAMLSDADAGDAFASAVAVAKPGPPDGRKGSPCGEEELPSAAAAAAAAAAAAAAATARYSMDSLSSERYYLQSPGPQGSELAAPCSLFPYQAAAGAPHGSVYPAPNGARYPYGSMLPPGGFPAAVCPPGRAQFGPGAGASSGAGAGGGGGAGGPGAYQYSQGAPLYGPYPGAAAAGSCGGLGALGVPGSGFRAHVYLCNRPLWLKFHRHQTEMIITKQGRRMFPFLSFNINGLNPTAHYNVFVEVVLADPNHWRFQGGKWVTCGKADNNMQGNKMYVHPESPNTGSHWMRQEISFGKLKLTNNKGANNNNTQMIVLQSLHKYQPRLHIVEVTEDGVEDLNEPSKTQTFTFSETQFIAVTAYQNTDITQLKIDHNPFAKGFRDNYDSSHQIVPGGRYGVQSFFPEPFVNTLPQARYYNGERTVPQTNGLLSPQQNEEVVNPPQRWLVTPVQQPGTNKLDIGSYESEYTSSTLLPYGIKSLPLQTSHALGYYPDPTFPAMAGWGGRGSYQRKMAAGLPWTSRTSPPVFSEDQLSKEKVKEEISSSWIETPPSIKSLDSNDSGVYTSACKRRRLSPSTSSNENSPSIKCEDINSEEYSKDTSKGMGGYYAFYTTP, encoded by the exons ATGCAGTTAGGGGAGCAGCTCTTGGTGAGCTCCGTGAACCTGCCCGGCGCGCACTTCTACCCGCTGGAGAGGGCGCGAGGCGGAGGCAGCGGGAGCGCAGGCCACCTCCCTGGCGCGGCCCCTTCTCCTCAGAGGCTGGACTTAGACAAAGCGCCCAAGAAGTTCCCTGGCAGCCTCTCGTGCGAGAGTGGCAGCGGGGAACCCACGGCCGCCAGCGCGGGGGCCCCCGCGGCCATGCTCAGTGACGCCGACGCCGGGGACGCCTTCGCCAGCGCCGTGGCAGTGGCCAAGCCCGGGCCCCCGGACGGCCGCAAGGGCTCCCCctgtggggaggaggagctgCCCTcagccgctgccgccgccgccgccgccgccgccgccgccgccgccgccaccgcacGCTACTCCATGGACAGCCTGAGCTCCGAGCGCTACTACCTCCAGTCCCCCGGGCCTCAGGGCTCCGAGCTGGCCGCGCCCTGCTCGCTCTTCCCCTACCAGGCGGCGGCAGGGGCGCCCCACGGATCCGTGTACCCTGCTCCCAACGGGGCGCGCTACCCCTACGGCTCCATGCTGCCCCCCGGCGGCTTCCCCGCGGCTGTGTGCCCACCTGGGAGGGCACAGTTTGGCCCGGGAGCCGGCGCGAGTAGCGGagcgggcgcgggcggcggcggcggggcagGCGGCCCGGGGGCCTATCAGTACAGCCAGGGGGCTCCGCTCTATGGGCCGTACCCTGGGGCGGCAGCTGCGGGGTCCTGCGGAGGACTGGGGGCGTTGGGGGTTCCTGGTTCCGGCTTTCGTGCCCACGTCTACCTGTGCAACCGGCCTCTGTGGCTCAAATTCCACCGCCACCAGACCGAGATGATCATTACGAAACAGGGCAG GCGCATGTTTCCTTTTTTGAGCTTCAACATAAACGGACTCAATCCCACGGCCCACTACAACGTGTTTGTAGAGGTGGTGCTGGCGGACCCCAACCACTGGCGGTTCCAGGGGGGCAAGTGGGTGACCTGCGGCAAAGCGGACAATAACATGCAGG gCAACAAAATGTATGTTCACCCAGAGTCTCCTAATACTGGTTCCCACTGGATGAGACAGGAGATTTCCTTTGGGAAATTAAAACTCACCAATAACAAAGGCGCAAATAACAACAACACCCAG ATGATAGTGTTGCAGTCTTTACACAAGTACCAACCTCGACTGCACATTGTTGAGGTGACAGAGGATGGCGTGGAGGACCTGAACGAGCCCTCAAAGACTCAGACCTTTACCTTCTCGGAAACGCAGTTCATTGCGGTGACTGCCTACCAAAACACCGAT ATAACTCAACTAAAGATTGATCATAACCCCTTTGCAAAAGGCTTCAGAGACAACTATGATTC ATCCCATCAGATTGTCCCTGGAGGTCGGTACGGCGTTCAGTCCTTCTTCCCGGAGCCCTTTGTCAACACTTTACCTCAAGCCCGATATTATAATGGCGAGAGAACCGTGCCACAGACCAATGGGCTCCTTTCACCCCAACAGAACGAAGAGGTGGTCAACCCTCCCCAGCGGTGGCTTGTCACGCCTGTCCAGCAACCTGGGACCAACAAACTAGACATCGGTTCCTATGAGTCTGAATATACTTCCAGCACCTTGCTCCCATATGGTATTAAATCCTTGCCCCTCCAGACGTCCCACGCCCTGGGCTATTACCCTGACCCAACCTTCCCTGCCATGGCAGGGTGGGGAGGTCGAGGCTCTTACCAGAGGAAGATGGCTGCTGGACTCCCATGGACCTCCAGAACAAGCCCCCCTGTGTTCTCTGAGGATCAGCTCTCCAAGgagaaagtcaaagaagaaatcagctCTTCTTGGATAGAGACCCCCCCTTCCATCAAGTCTCTGGATTCCAACGATTCGGGGGTATACACCAGTGCTTGTAAGCGACGGCGGCTGTCTCCCAGCACCTCTAGTAATGAAAATTCTCCCTCCATAAAGTGTGAGGACATTAATTCTGAAGAGTACAGTAAAGACACGTCAAAAGGCATGGGGGGGTATTATGCTTTTTACACAACTCCCTAA